The genomic stretch GATTCTATATGATAATACTCTGTCAGGAAGCAAACTAGCCACATTACCATTTGAATCAATGAATGATGCCTGAAATTGGTTAGGGCCTATTTGAGTAACGGTAAACCTTATATTATTTGTCTTGATTTTAGGACAAACAACACCTCCACTGTACCAATTGTCTCCAAGTTTCAATGGATCATCATTTTTGTCGTAATATGTGTCTCTAGCTTCTACTTCACGCTCCCTATTTCCCACAATCGCATTATAGGAAATCTCCTGATTCTTCGGCATCACATAATTGCCTCCAAATTCAATGCCTACATATTCATTATTGGATATGATATTTGATTGAATCTTATTGTTACCTATTTCAGACAATGAAATTCCATTTTGACGATTGGATTCAATTGAATTGGAATTTATATTTACATTATTTCCGGCCTTATTTACATAAATACCATTTTCCCCATTCTTGGAAATCGTATTTTTGCTAATGTACAAATTATTTGGTCCTTCGCCATAATTTTTGCCGTTTATTTTACCATTCAAATAAATACCATTTTTACCGTTGTTAGAAATGGTGTTGCCATGAATGTAAATATTACTTGATTTGGCCAGTTCAATACCGTTTCCGCCATTGCTTTTAATATCATTGTCAAAGACATAAGCGTAGGTTGAATCAGCAATTGACACACCACTTTTGGAGTTTTTGAAAATGTCATTTTTGGTAATGTTCAGGTATTTGGTTCCTGTTGCAACAATACCGTTTCCTTTGCCTGATATGTCATTATTATAAATTTTTACATAATCGGCATCCTCAACAACAATCCCGTCACCACCACTTTGGATATCAAATCCCCTGACGGTTGTCAGTGAAGCGGTTTTTCCCTTGATTGTAATCACAGGCCCGGAACTTGATTTTAAAGTTGTTCCCACATTACTTTGCAATGTCAAACATTTTGTAATTGCCAAATGGATATCTGAATAGCTTGATCCCTCGAACAGTATTACATTGTTTGGCTTGGCATTGTCTATGATACTTTGAATCTCTGAATTGCTCAATCCACTGTCAACCACACGAGTGTTGGTCATTTTGATAGTTGTTGTTAGACTGGAAGCCTTGTAATTTGCATTTCCAGCATATTTGGTAACTATCTTATATGTACCGTCATTCAGCCTGATTTGAAGTGAAGCAATACCTGATGAATCAGTACTTTGAGTATATGTCTTGCCATTTACTGTGAAAGTCATCTTAGTGTTTTTAAGAGTGTTGTTGTTCTCGTCTGAGAGTTTCACCTTAAAATAATCACCAATCACATCAAATTCAGTGACACTTTCAACATCAATGCGAGTGGCAACTTTCGCCGCCTGCAATGTGTCTGAATCATCGGACATCTCAAGAGTAGGAACCTCCTCACTGGCAATCTCCATTACATCCTCTGTAGAGTTATCCAATTCTTGAGCCGCACAAACATTAACCGTTAGTAAAGCAAATACAGTTAATATGATTATCAGTGTTTTTTTATCCATGTTTCACCTCCTTTATGCTCAATTTGTAAGAATTAATTATTGAAAATAATCCTCATAATATAATATATAATATTTAATAGTATATATTATTGACTTTTTTAATTTAAAATAAGAATTTTTAAAAAACAACATTAAATAGCTGATTTATGATTAAAATAATAAGAATGATTAAAAAATAAAAAATTGATTGATAACTTAATTTATATCGACTATTAAAAAAAATAAAAATGAATTCACATCAAATCGTGAATTTCATCCTTAATGTATATCACAACAATCACAGCTGAAACGATGGCAAGAATTGACATCACAAGTGAAGTCTGTGCAAATGCTGATACTGAAAGATAGTTATGACCCACATTTCCACCAGCAAAAACAACCATCAATACAACCGCAACAGCTGAACCGATTGCACCTATAATCTGCCTTACGGTATTGTTGATTGCTGTTGCATCCTCAACGTCCCCTGACACAACTGCAATTGTCCAAGTTACTGCTGGCATCAATCCTAAACCTGCTCCTATTGCACGAACAACCTGAGTCACAATCATGTATTCCACTGTTGTTGATCTTGTATATGTCATCATCAAAAGATATCCTACAACGGTGAATAGGCAGGATAAGAGCAGTACCTTGCGGACACCGAACTTGTTGGCCATCAAAGGACCAATGAAGTTGAACACAATCATCACAAGTGTTGCCGGAAGCAGTATGATTCCTGCAGTTGTTGCATCATAATTGGATACACTTTGGGCAAACAACGGCATGATTACATTCAGCCCACACATTGTGAAGTATAGAATAGCTGAAAACAATGTTCCAAAGAAGAAATACTTGTTTTTCAATGCATGCAAATCAACCAATGGTGTTTTGATACCGAATTGCCTTTTAACAAACAGGACTAATGATACACCACCAATTACAATAGGTAATATTACCCAAATCAAATCAAATCCATTATCGGCAATATTGGTAAATCCAAACATTATTCCAACACATGACAGTACACACAGTATCAATGAATAAATATCCAAAGGATAATGCCCGGTTTCAAACTCCAGTTTAACTGCAACAGATGCAACCAACATCAATACTGCAATCATTATTGCAAATATCAAAAAGATTGATCTCCATCCGACGGAGTCTATTATGAAACCTCCTGCTGTTGGAGCCAAAGCGGGAGCGATTCCTATGATGAAACCAAAGAGCCCCATATAAACTTGCCATTTTTCCTCAGGAATGACCTTAAACAATACGATTTGAGTGATTGGAAGCAGAATTCCTGAACCGATAGCCTGAACTACACGGGCCACTATCAATACTTCTATGCTTGGCGCCAAATATGCTATAATTGATCCTATTAAAAATAATGCTAATGAAGACAGCAATATTGTCTTTACTTTAAATCTACGGGTAAAAAATGCAGATAATGGTATCATAAC from uncultured Methanobrevibacter sp. encodes the following:
- a CDS encoding right-handed parallel beta-helix repeat-containing protein, whose translation is MDKKTLIIILTVFALLTVNVCAAQELDNSTEDVMEIASEEVPTLEMSDDSDTLQAAKVATRIDVESVTEFDVIGDYFKVKLSDENNNTLKNTKMTFTVNGKTYTQSTDSSGIASLQIRLNDGTYKIVTKYAGNANYKASSLTTTIKMTNTRVVDSGLSNSEIQSIIDNAKPNNVILFEGSSYSDIHLAITKCLTLQSNVGTTLKSSSGPVITIKGKTASLTTVRGFDIQSGGDGIVVEDADYVKIYNNDISGKGNGIVATGTKYLNITKNDIFKNSKSGVSIADSTYAYVFDNDIKSNGGNGIELAKSSNIYIHGNTISNNGKNGIYLNGKINGKNYGEGPNNLYISKNTISKNGENGIYVNKAGNNVNINSNSIESNRQNGISLSEIGNNKIQSNIISNNEYVGIEFGGNYVMPKNQEISYNAIVGNREREVEARDTYYDKNDDPLKLGDNWYSGGVVCPKIKTNNIRFTVTQIGPNQFQASFIDSNGNVASLLPDRVLSYRINNGKSITLTISGGIGTFTVDAQTGDIVKATVDNSRRDNTYDSDTKASSKPVNGKTPSYSYPSIPNYQLYEDIGTGGGNGNGEGSGDGSGGDANRGNGKLSQNSSSDGNSTQSQMADPSNSPSNPVNDVSQSADVPDAVSQAGASEPSSGDSGSPSSQSVVKQILIDEDEFFKVTGISFIILLIILTVAWYYREDISEMKSKM
- a CDS encoding MFS transporter, yielding MNENIDRGMSTLIVFIIAAAILSAAQSVVTTGIAGIMADFHVHSTTAQWIYSSFLLVLGVMIPLSAFFTRRFKVKTILLSSLALFLIGSIIAYLAPSIEVLIVARVVQAIGSGILLPITQIVLFKVIPEEKWQVYMGLFGFIIGIAPALAPTAGGFIIDSVGWRSIFLIFAIMIAVLMLVASVAVKLEFETGHYPLDIYSLILCVLSCVGIMFGFTNIADNGFDLIWVILPIVIGGVSLVLFVKRQFGIKTPLVDLHALKNKYFFFGTLFSAILYFTMCGLNVIMPLFAQSVSNYDATTAGIILLPATLVMIVFNFIGPLMANKFGVRKVLLLSCLFTVVGYLLMMTYTRSTTVEYMIVTQVVRAIGAGLGLMPAVTWTIAVVSGDVEDATAINNTVRQIIGAIGSAVAVVLMVVFAGGNVGHNYLSVSAFAQTSLVMSILAIVSAVIVVIYIKDEIHDLM